Within the Dechloromonas denitrificans genome, the region TATGGTGACTCCTTTCTTATAAGAGCGTTCAAGGAGGCTAGGTGTTTCATTCCTGGCGCCTGGGCCGTTCCTGGCCTATATTAGAAGTGCCTCCTGAGACGGCGAACTGGATCGCTCGGATACTTCGGTATCGACCCCAGAGCCTAAAGGGTTTCCAGGTTGGCAACTGAAGCCCCTCGGCAACGAGCCGAGACCTCCTTGGGCTTGAAGGCATGGCCGATGGGTTGATCACCAGTAGATCACCCACCGGCCATTGTGTTTCATGCGTCAGGGAATATGTACCAAGCTGAGTGGCGGGTTCCGTTGAGACGATTGCCTCGGCCGGTTCTTTTCCAGTTGTTAATAAGGCAGAATGACACTTGATAACCATCAGGTGCTCAGCATCTACATCTGGCGTTCGGGGAAAAAATGATACTGGTAACCGGAGGGGCGGGTTATATCGGCTCGCATACTGTCGTCGAATTGCTCGCTGCGGGCCACGAATTACTGATTCTGGACAATTTTTCCAATAGTTCGCCCAAGGTCCTCGAGCGGATCGAGCAGATATCGGGCAAGCGCCCTGTCGTCATTGAAGGCGACATTCGCGACGCGGTGCTGCTGGAAAAACTGTTTGCCGCCTATCCCATTGTCTCGGTGATTCATTTTGCCGGTCTCAAGGCGGTTGGCGAGTCGGTCGCGCAGCCGATGCGCTACTACGACAACAACGTGGTCGGTTCCTTGCGGCTGTTCGAAGCAATGGCCAAGGCGGGCGTCCATCGGCTGGTTTTCAGTTCCTCGGCCACTGTCTACGGCGATCCGCACAAGGTGCCGATCGACGAGAGCTTCCCGCTCCAGGCGACCAATCCGTACGGGCGCAGCAAACTCGTCATCGAGGACATGCTGCGCGATATTGGGCAGGCTGCCCCGCAATGGCGTGTCGCGTTACTGCGTTACTTCAATCCGGTGGGCGCGCATGCCAGCGGATTGATCGGCGAAGACCCGCAGGGTATCCCCAACAACCTGATGCCTTTCGTTGCCCAGGTTGCGGTCGGCCGCCGCGAAGCACTCAGCGTTTTTGGCGGCGATTACCCGACGCCCGACGGTACCGGCGTGCGCGACTATATCCATGTCGTCGATCTGGCCCGCGGCCACCTAGCCGCGCTGGCAGCGCTGGACCGGCAGTCCGGCATCGTCCCGATCAACCTGGGGACCGGCCGTGGCTACAGCGTGCTGGAAGTGGTTGCGGCTTTTGAGAAAGCAAGTGGCCAAAAAATCGCCTATCGCATTGTCGATCGCCGCCCCGGCGATATCGCCGCCTGTTACGCCGACCCCGCCCGGGCCAGGGAAGTCCTTGGCTGGTCGGCCGACCGGGATATCGACACCATGTGTGCCGATGCCTGGCGCTGGCAGTCGGCCAATCCGTCCGGCTTCAACGTCTGAGCAGTGGAGCCGGGGCGCGCTCGGGGCATGGGGTGCTGACGACGTCGATTGCCGCCGACCAGTTGGTCGAGGTGCTGCAGGCCAGCCGCGTGTTTGGCATGCTCGAAATGCCTGTTCTGCAAGATCTGGCCGGCGAGCTGGAACTCACCTCGGTGAGAGGGGGGGATCTCGTTCAGCACGAGGGTGATACCGCTGAAAGCATGTTGATACTGGTCAGTGGCCGGCTGCGTGTGTCACGGCGAAATGCCGATGGTTCGCTTCTTCTGTATAACGAAATTTGCCCGGGCGAATCCGTCGGCGAAACCGGCATGGTCCTGCAACAATCGCGTTTTGCCGATGTGACGGCGGTTCGCGACTCGACCATTGCCTTGCTGCGGCGCGAGTCTTTTGAAGTGCTCCTGCGCCGCCACCCGGTGGCCTTGAATCGCGTTTTTGCTCAGGCCGTCTATCAGCAACTGCGGCATGCCCCGCAGCTGGTCGAACAACGTCGAGCCCATACCTTCGTCGTCGTTCCGCTCCACGACCGTCGCCTGGGGGCTGAAGTGGCGGCCGGTCTGGCCGAGGCGCTCGGAGCGATCGGGCGGACCGAGAAAGTGCGCGAGGCAGCGCTCGATTTGCCGCACTTTGATGATCTGGAGAGCCGCTTCGAATATCTCGTGCTGGAAACCGACGAAACGAACTCGGAGCGCACGCACCGGGCTGTTCGCCAGGCCGACCAGGTGGTCTTTGTTGCGGCGGAAGGGGAGTCTCCCGGGTTGTCCGGGGTCGAGCGCGGTCTCTCAAGCGAGGCCGGCTTTGTCATGAAGCGCAAGCATCTGGTGCTGCTGCACAAGGCGCTGGGCGAGCATCCAGGCGATATGCCAGCCTGGCAAAGAGGGCGGGAGATTGAACGGGTTTATCCGGTGCGCGCTGGCCGGCAACGCGACTATGCCCGTCTGGCGCGCTTTCTGACCGGTACTGCCGTCGGCGTGGTGCTTGGCGGTGGCGGGGCGCGCGGCTTTTCGCATCTTGGCGTTCTGCGGGCACTTGAGGAAAACGCCATCCCGGTCGACCTGATCGGTGGCAACAGCATGGGTGCCTTGATTGGAGCGCAATACGCCAGTGGTGTGCCGATTGACGAAATCCGTCAGCGGACGGAACGCTTTGCCTTGGGTGGTGAGCGGCCAACCCTGCCGTTGATTTCGCTGCTGTCCGGCAAGCGCCTCGAACGCGATCTGCGCAGGATGTTCGGCGAAACCTGCATCGAACAACTGTGGCGCCCCTTCTTTGCCGCTGCCTGCAATCTCAGTCAGGTGTGTACCACGGTGCAGGATAGTGGTCCGATTTGGCGGGCCGTACTGGCCAGCAACTCGCCGGCCGGGCTGCTGCCGCCCGTGGTTTACAAAGGCGATCTGCTGGTCGACGGGGCGATTCTCGATAACGTGCCGGTCAGTGCCATGCGCGGGCGCCTCGGTACGCCGCTCGA harbors:
- the galE gene encoding UDP-glucose 4-epimerase GalE is translated as MILVTGGAGYIGSHTVVELLAAGHELLILDNFSNSSPKVLERIEQISGKRPVVIEGDIRDAVLLEKLFAAYPIVSVIHFAGLKAVGESVAQPMRYYDNNVVGSLRLFEAMAKAGVHRLVFSSSATVYGDPHKVPIDESFPLQATNPYGRSKLVIEDMLRDIGQAAPQWRVALLRYFNPVGAHASGLIGEDPQGIPNNLMPFVAQVAVGRREALSVFGGDYPTPDGTGVRDYIHVVDLARGHLAALAALDRQSGIVPINLGTGRGYSVLEVVAAFEKASGQKIAYRIVDRRPGDIAACYADPARAREVLGWSADRDIDTMCADAWRWQSANPSGFNV
- a CDS encoding cyclic nucleotide-binding and patatin-like phospholipase domain-containing protein, which translates into the protein MLTTSIAADQLVEVLQASRVFGMLEMPVLQDLAGELELTSVRGGDLVQHEGDTAESMLILVSGRLRVSRRNADGSLLLYNEICPGESVGETGMVLQQSRFADVTAVRDSTIALLRRESFEVLLRRHPVALNRVFAQAVYQQLRHAPQLVEQRRAHTFVVVPLHDRRLGAEVAAGLAEALGAIGRTEKVREAALDLPHFDDLESRFEYLVLETDETNSERTHRAVRQADQVVFVAAEGESPGLSGVERGLSSEAGFVMKRKHLVLLHKALGEHPGDMPAWQRGREIERVYPVRAGRQRDYARLARFLTGTAVGVVLGGGGARGFSHLGVLRALEENAIPVDLIGGNSMGALIGAQYASGVPIDEIRQRTERFALGGERPTLPLISLLSGKRLERDLRRMFGETCIEQLWRPFFAAACNLSQVCTTVQDSGPIWRAVLASNSPAGLLPPVVYKGDLLVDGAILDNVPVSAMRGRLGTPLEQRRGNGTVIAVDVDVRENMCVHPETVRLSVWRTLKGYLRSAGDGSPSIASILYRAGHIGGMHQRARTMALADYCLEPPVADFPLMAYRRSDEIVEAGYRYAQEEISRWTDPLLRP